In one window of Synechococcus sp. M16CYN DNA:
- the rpsP gene encoding 30S ribosomal protein S16 has translation MIKLRLKRFGKKQEASFRLVACNSTSRRDGRPLQELGFYNPRTKQTRLDTEAIRERLAQGAQPTEVVRTLLERGGLIEKRVRSSVTVGQVKQAAKRVAAETATTATGSKASSGEARRSEG, from the coding sequence ATGATTAAGCTCCGCCTAAAGCGGTTCGGTAAAAAGCAGGAAGCTAGCTTTCGCCTCGTTGCCTGCAACAGCACGTCTCGTCGAGACGGCCGACCGCTACAGGAGTTAGGCTTCTACAACCCACGTACGAAGCAGACGCGGCTTGATACAGAAGCCATCCGTGAACGTCTTGCTCAGGGTGCTCAACCCACGGAAGTGGTGCGCACGCTATTAGAGCGCGGTGGTTTAATCGAGAAAAGAGTTCGCTCTTCAGTAACCGTGGGGCAGGTGAAGCAGGCAGCCAAACGGGTCGCCGCTGAGACGGCTACCACTGCCACAGGATCTAAAGCTTCCTCTGGCGAAGCCAGACGCTCTGAAGGCTGA
- a CDS encoding phycobiliprotein lyase: MSQQSFPPTDPVAFLTLCDGEWMSLRSCFELSVGGDNEWHTSERGELTVRCEVSDASALGRLIVQAPGASTNTLIFGAYGHLSRNGEHLGRWRFWPDGSMELNVFRPDGVLVQERIWFVYVNLRLRSTTAVDNDGVPLQASFCTDIRRVSKPRPLKKNGSVIVPIG; this comes from the coding sequence GTGAGCCAACAAAGCTTCCCTCCGACCGATCCAGTGGCTTTCCTTACCCTGTGCGATGGAGAGTGGATGAGCCTGCGCAGCTGCTTCGAGTTGTCAGTGGGAGGTGACAATGAATGGCATACCAGTGAACGAGGGGAGTTAACTGTTAGGTGTGAAGTGTCCGACGCATCAGCATTGGGACGGTTAATAGTACAAGCCCCCGGTGCAAGCACCAACACCCTGATATTCGGTGCATATGGTCACCTGTCTCGCAACGGAGAACATTTAGGGAGATGGCGTTTTTGGCCCGACGGCAGTATGGAGCTCAATGTCTTTCGACCTGATGGTGTTTTGGTACAGGAGCGAATTTGGTTTGTCTACGTCAACTTGCGCTTACGCAGCACGACTGCTGTGGATAATGATGGGGTGCCCTTGCAAGCAAGTTTTTGTACTGATATCCGCCGAGTGTCTAAACCCCGTCCACTCAAGAAAAACGGCAGCGTAATCGTTCCAATAGGGTGA
- a CDS encoding thiamine phosphate synthase → MGWMDGMPSIDRRVARLIDANLDRAREGLRVVEDWCRFGLERDDLVIRLKDWRHRLGRLHCTAYKQARSVATDPGADLGHPAQLERRNAEDIVVANCGRVQEALRVLEEYCRLVDPSLASEATVIRYGLYDLELTCLNDAVGAQRRQKLNDCHLCLITTPCPDLIERVGHALRNGVAMVQYRCKHGNDRQRLEEAKDLRALCQVHGALFLVNDRIDLALALDADGVHLGQDDLPTSVARALIGDTRLLGRSTHSIHQLRSADVEPCDYLGLGPVHKTSIKPERAAIEAQQVAEALSLASLPLFAIGGIHIGNVASLRKAGCRRIAVISAIMNAEDPGLATQQLLQALSLPPN, encoded by the coding sequence ATGGGATGGATGGATGGAATGCCGTCAATCGATCGACGAGTGGCACGGCTAATCGATGCCAATCTAGATAGAGCCCGCGAAGGTCTACGTGTGGTAGAAGACTGGTGTCGCTTTGGTCTTGAGCGCGACGACCTAGTGATCCGTCTTAAAGACTGGCGACACCGCTTGGGGCGTCTGCATTGCACTGCTTACAAACAGGCACGGTCTGTAGCAACGGATCCAGGAGCCGATCTAGGGCATCCCGCACAACTCGAACGCCGAAATGCCGAAGATATAGTGGTCGCTAACTGCGGGAGAGTCCAAGAAGCTCTCCGTGTGCTGGAGGAGTACTGCCGGTTAGTTGATCCTTCTTTGGCTTCCGAAGCGACTGTGATTCGTTATGGGCTCTACGACCTCGAATTGACCTGTCTTAATGATGCGGTTGGGGCACAACGACGCCAAAAACTTAATGACTGTCATCTTTGCCTCATTACCACTCCCTGTCCTGATCTAATTGAGCGAGTGGGGCATGCACTTCGCAACGGAGTAGCGATGGTGCAATATCGTTGCAAACACGGAAACGACCGTCAACGACTTGAAGAAGCAAAAGATTTGCGAGCTCTTTGCCAGGTCCATGGAGCTCTTTTCCTAGTCAATGACCGTATCGACTTGGCCCTAGCGCTGGATGCAGATGGAGTGCATCTCGGTCAAGACGATTTGCCTACCAGCGTAGCGCGGGCGCTGATTGGTGATACGCGACTACTTGGTCGAAGTACGCACTCCATCCATCAATTGCGCAGTGCCGATGTTGAGCCCTGCGATTACTTAGGACTTGGTCCGGTACATAAGACGTCAATCAAGCCCGAACGGGCCGCTATTGAGGCACAACAGGTTGCCGAAGCCTTATCACTTGCATCTCTCCCGCTATTCGCCATAGGAGGTATCCACATCGGTAACGTTGCCTCGCTGCGTAAAGCGGGCTGCCGGCGGATTGCCGTAATCAGCGCAATCATGAATGCAGAGGACCCCGGACTTGCAACTCAACAGTTGCTTCAGGCTCTGTCGCTACCACCAAATTAA
- the trmD gene encoding tRNA (guanosine(37)-N1)-methyltransferase TrmD — MTKAYRFDVVSLAPQAFAMLSGFGVVARAFSTGIAELHLHNPRTFATDRYRKVDDKPYGGGVGMVLKPEPVFAAMESVPRCLRFRVLLMSPQGRPLRQNDLQRWSTQFDQLIFLCGHYEGFDERIRHVADEEVSVGDFVLTGGELPAMTIINGVVRLLPGTVGTAESLIEESHSTPLLEHPQYTRPADFRGMKVPAVLRSGDHDAIASWRQQQREIRTKERRPDLFAKWQFERMDDDCSKTAMKLRIGNGYDIHRLVRGRELIIGGVSLEHPDGLGLDGHSDADVLVHAVMDALLGALSLGDIGKHFPPTDSKWRDANSLILLEQVVKLVKEREWRVVNIDAVLIAERPKLNPHLGIMRHHIAKRIGITEETVSIKATTNEKLGPEGREEGISCHAIALLQQS; from the coding sequence TTGACTAAGGCGTATCGATTCGATGTGGTGAGTTTAGCTCCTCAGGCTTTCGCCATGTTGTCTGGTTTTGGAGTAGTCGCTCGTGCCTTTTCCACAGGGATTGCGGAGTTACATTTGCACAACCCACGGACGTTTGCCACAGATCGCTATCGAAAGGTAGATGACAAACCGTATGGTGGCGGTGTTGGGATGGTGCTTAAGCCTGAACCAGTGTTCGCAGCCATGGAGTCGGTGCCACGCTGCCTACGTTTCAGGGTGTTATTGATGTCCCCTCAGGGTCGACCCTTACGGCAAAATGACTTACAGCGTTGGTCTACCCAGTTCGATCAATTGATCTTCCTTTGCGGCCATTACGAAGGGTTTGATGAACGCATTCGTCATGTAGCAGATGAAGAGGTGTCAGTGGGAGATTTTGTGCTGACCGGTGGTGAGTTGCCGGCAATGACAATAATCAACGGTGTGGTTCGCCTGTTGCCCGGAACAGTGGGCACAGCAGAATCGCTGATAGAGGAGAGCCACAGCACTCCGTTGCTAGAACACCCTCAATACACGCGACCTGCGGATTTTCGAGGAATGAAAGTACCAGCAGTGCTACGTAGTGGAGATCATGATGCGATTGCAAGTTGGCGGCAGCAACAGCGAGAGATTCGGACTAAGGAACGTCGTCCGGATCTATTTGCAAAATGGCAATTCGAGAGAATGGACGACGACTGCAGCAAAACTGCTATGAAGCTGCGCATTGGCAATGGATATGACATACACCGCCTAGTACGGGGGCGAGAATTGATTATTGGTGGGGTGAGCTTGGAACATCCAGATGGTCTGGGCCTTGATGGCCATAGCGATGCTGATGTGTTAGTTCATGCTGTCATGGATGCCCTGCTCGGTGCGTTGTCCCTTGGCGATATTGGCAAACACTTTCCGCCCACTGATTCGAAGTGGAGAGACGCCAACAGCTTGATACTCTTAGAGCAAGTGGTTAAACTGGTAAAAGAGCGAGAATGGCGAGTTGTCAACATTGACGCTGTCTTGATCGCCGAACGTCCCAAACTCAACCCCCATCTGGGGATCATGCGTCATCACATCGCCAAGCGGATTGGCATTACTGAGGAGACCGTTAGCATCAAAGCCACTACCAATGAAAAACTTGGTCCGGAAGGTCGCGAAGAAGGAATTAGTTGCCATGCCATAGCGCTGCTGCAACAGTCGTGA
- a CDS encoding Bax inhibitor-1 family protein, translating to MPASSNFQQAIREAQSSALVGPNVVNKALPYVGGGMVLTSLGVLGGLTLIATPIFIPLFWVALVGNLILFFVAQNVAMKGNNATALPLLAIYSLVTGFTLSGLVALAGAAAGAGAVGTAALATGITFVIASVVGRRMSDSIGQALSGVVGLGLIGLLLAMLVQFIGGIFAPAMFHGTSFELMIAGFGTILFVGAAFVDFYTMPRSYRDDQYLAGALSMYLTYINLFIFILRLIIVLNGSGRRD from the coding sequence ATGCCTGCTAGTAGCAACTTTCAACAAGCTATTCGTGAGGCGCAATCCAGCGCTCTCGTAGGCCCTAACGTCGTTAATAAGGCACTGCCTTATGTGGGCGGTGGGATGGTACTTACTTCTTTGGGTGTGCTGGGTGGCCTAACGTTGATTGCTACTCCGATATTCATACCTCTGTTCTGGGTTGCGTTAGTCGGCAACTTGATTTTGTTCTTTGTTGCCCAAAACGTGGCGATGAAGGGGAATAATGCCACGGCACTTCCACTCTTGGCTATCTACAGTTTGGTTACTGGTTTTACTCTGAGTGGCCTGGTGGCCTTGGCCGGAGCTGCGGCCGGAGCAGGTGCTGTCGGTACAGCTGCACTGGCAACCGGCATTACTTTTGTAATCGCATCCGTCGTTGGCCGTCGCATGAGCGACAGCATTGGTCAGGCTTTGTCCGGTGTTGTTGGGCTGGGCCTGATTGGCCTTCTCCTAGCGATGCTTGTTCAATTCATCGGTGGGATTTTCGCTCCTGCAATGTTCCACGGCACCAGCTTTGAACTAATGATTGCTGGCTTCGGCACAATCTTGTTCGTTGGTGCAGCTTTTGTAGACTTCTATACAATGCCGCGCTCTTACCGAGATGATCAGTACTTGGCCGGTGCTTTAAGCATGTATCTCACTTACATTAATCTGTTTATCTTCATTCTTCGGTTAATCATTGTGCTTAATGGCAGTGGCCGCCGGGATTGA
- the era gene encoding GTPase Era — protein MVQSSLPDDYRSGFVALIGRPNVGKSTLLNQLMGEKITITSPVSQTTRNRLRAILTTEIAQMVLVDTPGIHKPHHLLGERLVQSARSAIGEVDLVLLILEGCKQPGRGDAFIVNLLRQQSLPVLVALNKWDQVMPDQHERAAANYEKLLTKNNWPVHRCSAVSGEGCSSLTTAMVDKLPFGPQLYPPDMVSDQPGHVLLGELIREQVLLHTREEVPHSVAVTINCVEEFSAAKGKTQRCTAVLATVLVERKSQKGILIGKRGKMLKTIGQEARLQMQNLIDGSVYLELFVKVIPNWRSKPQCLAELGYGGSS, from the coding sequence ATGGTTCAATCCTCACTGCCAGACGACTACCGTTCCGGTTTTGTCGCTTTGATCGGCCGTCCGAACGTCGGTAAATCCACCCTGTTGAACCAGCTTATGGGAGAAAAAATAACCATTACGTCACCGGTTTCCCAAACCACCCGTAACCGGTTGCGCGCCATCCTCACAACTGAGATAGCCCAGATGGTGCTTGTGGATACCCCTGGCATTCATAAACCCCATCATCTTTTAGGCGAGCGGCTTGTACAGAGCGCACGTAGCGCTATCGGAGAAGTAGACCTTGTGCTACTGATACTCGAGGGTTGCAAGCAACCTGGTCGTGGCGACGCCTTCATTGTTAATTTGTTGCGGCAGCAGTCGTTGCCAGTACTGGTGGCATTAAATAAGTGGGATCAGGTAATGCCCGATCAGCATGAGCGAGCTGCTGCTAATTATGAGAAACTCCTCACCAAAAACAATTGGCCGGTACATCGCTGCAGTGCAGTATCGGGGGAAGGCTGTTCCAGCCTTACTACAGCGATGGTCGATAAACTCCCATTCGGGCCGCAACTATACCCACCAGATATGGTGAGTGATCAACCTGGTCATGTGCTTTTAGGGGAATTAATTCGTGAGCAAGTGCTTCTCCATACGCGTGAAGAGGTGCCCCATAGCGTAGCTGTGACAATCAACTGTGTTGAAGAATTCTCTGCTGCTAAGGGCAAGACCCAGAGATGCACAGCTGTCCTTGCCACTGTCTTAGTAGAGCGAAAAAGCCAAAAGGGAATCTTGATCGGTAAGAGAGGTAAAATGCTTAAAACGATCGGTCAAGAAGCACGGCTTCAGATGCAGAACCTGATTGATGGATCGGTTTACCTAGAGTTGTTTGTGAAGGTGATTCCCAATTGGCGTAGTAAGCCGCAATGTCTCGCTGAGCTTGGCTATGGAGGTAGTTCTTGA
- a CDS encoding PhoH family protein — protein sequence MPDRDDHGRFVLDLPDPEAALAVAGEAESNLHRLEALTGASLVLRGLQLVISGRASQIERAASVVELVRPIWQDGQVISLVDLQSAINALNTGRSNDHAAMAEHILVRSQRGSILRPRTLRQKKYVDDMEGHDLTFALGPAGTGKTFLAVVLAVRMLTERKVERLILTRPAVEAGERLGFLPGDLQQKVDPYLRPLYDALHFLLGCERTSVLLEKGVIEVAPLAYMRGRTLDNAFVILDEAQNTTSAQMRMVLTRLGERSRMVVTGDVTQVDLPKGQLSGLLEASNVLNGVAGIAVCHLTSADVVRHQLVQRIVEAYARRDG from the coding sequence GTGCCTGACAGAGACGACCACGGTCGTTTCGTTCTCGACCTTCCTGATCCAGAAGCTGCTCTAGCAGTTGCTGGAGAAGCTGAGTCCAATCTGCATCGCCTCGAAGCTCTTACTGGAGCGTCACTGGTGTTGAGGGGTCTTCAGTTGGTTATCTCAGGGCGTGCGTCGCAGATCGAGCGTGCCGCATCTGTGGTGGAGCTTGTACGACCGATTTGGCAAGACGGCCAAGTCATATCACTGGTTGATTTGCAATCGGCTATCAACGCACTCAACACGGGCCGCAGCAACGATCACGCGGCCATGGCTGAGCATATTTTGGTTCGTAGTCAGCGGGGCAGCATACTGCGGCCGCGCACCCTGCGGCAGAAGAAATACGTTGATGATATGGAGGGCCACGATCTCACTTTTGCGCTTGGTCCAGCAGGCACTGGGAAAACATTCCTGGCTGTAGTGCTGGCAGTGCGGATGCTCACCGAACGCAAAGTTGAAAGACTTATCCTGACCCGTCCAGCAGTGGAAGCTGGTGAACGGCTTGGCTTCCTTCCAGGAGATCTCCAACAGAAGGTGGACCCTTACCTTCGGCCGCTTTACGATGCCTTGCACTTTCTCCTAGGGTGCGAAAGAACAAGCGTTTTGCTTGAGAAAGGTGTGATTGAGGTGGCACCACTGGCTTATATGCGTGGTCGTACGCTCGATAATGCGTTTGTAATCCTCGATGAAGCCCAAAACACTACGTCAGCGCAAATGCGCATGGTGCTTACCCGTCTAGGAGAACGATCTCGAATGGTAGTTACAGGAGATGTCACCCAGGTAGATCTTCCTAAAGGTCAACTTAGTGGCCTCCTGGAGGCTTCCAATGTCTTAAATGGTGTGGCAGGTATTGCTGTTTGTCATTTGACATCGGCAGATGTGGTGAGACATCAATTGGTGCAGCGGATTGTCGAAGCTTATGCAAGACGGGATGGATAA
- the ffh gene encoding signal recognition particle protein, with translation MFDELSARFEDAVKGLRGQDKISETNVDGALKEVRRALLEADVSLSVVKDFISEVRKKAVGTEVVRGVSPDQKFIQVVHCQLAEVMGGEKASLAKTSETPTVVLMAGLQGAGKTTATAKLGLYLKDQGRRPLMVGADIYRPAAIEQLKTLGEQIGIDVFSLGTETKPEEIATAGLAKARMEGYDALLVDTAGRLQIDTEMMGEIVRIRTAVQPDEVLLVVDSMIGQEAAELTRAFHEQIGITGAILTKLDGDSRGGAALSIRKVSGQPIKFIGTGEKVEALQPFYPERMASRILGMGDVLTLVEKAQKEVELADVKNMQKKLQEASFDFSDFLQQMRLIKRMGSLGGLMKMIPGMNQIDDGTLKKGEDQLKRIEAMIGSMTLIERCQPELLAAQPARRRRIAVGSGHQPADVDKVLADFQRMRAFMQQVSRGNMPGMGTAPEMGRTPRVPAKVSQGGSSRRQRPAKRKKGFGEL, from the coding sequence ATGTTTGACGAACTTTCAGCTCGCTTCGAGGACGCGGTTAAGGGGCTGAGAGGCCAAGACAAAATTAGCGAAACTAACGTTGATGGAGCTTTAAAAGAGGTACGTCGTGCCTTACTCGAAGCTGACGTCAGCCTTTCGGTTGTTAAGGATTTCATCTCCGAGGTGCGTAAGAAGGCGGTCGGTACTGAAGTAGTACGCGGGGTAAGTCCAGATCAAAAATTTATCCAGGTAGTCCACTGCCAATTGGCAGAGGTGATGGGGGGAGAGAAGGCTTCCCTTGCAAAAACCTCAGAAACCCCCACCGTAGTCTTGATGGCAGGCCTTCAAGGCGCCGGTAAAACTACTGCTACAGCAAAGCTTGGGTTATATCTGAAAGATCAAGGACGTCGACCGTTAATGGTCGGTGCCGATATCTATCGCCCAGCTGCCATCGAGCAATTGAAAACCCTTGGTGAACAGATCGGCATCGATGTATTCAGCCTTGGCACAGAAACTAAGCCCGAAGAGATCGCTACCGCCGGTTTGGCAAAGGCAAGGATGGAGGGATACGACGCTCTGTTGGTGGATACTGCCGGCCGCCTTCAAATCGACACCGAGATGATGGGGGAAATTGTGCGAATCCGCACCGCTGTGCAACCGGATGAGGTACTGCTGGTAGTGGATTCCATGATTGGTCAGGAAGCAGCCGAACTTACCCGAGCTTTCCACGAGCAAATAGGCATTACTGGTGCGATTCTCACCAAGTTGGACGGCGACTCTCGCGGTGGAGCTGCGCTGTCGATTCGAAAGGTGAGTGGTCAGCCAATTAAATTCATTGGCACAGGCGAAAAGGTTGAAGCGCTACAGCCATTTTATCCAGAGCGGATGGCTAGTCGCATACTCGGTATGGGAGATGTGCTGACTTTGGTCGAAAAAGCCCAAAAAGAGGTTGAACTCGCCGATGTAAAAAATATGCAAAAGAAACTGCAGGAAGCATCGTTTGATTTCTCAGATTTTCTTCAGCAAATGCGTTTGATTAAACGTATGGGGTCGCTAGGAGGACTAATGAAAATGATCCCTGGCATGAACCAAATCGACGACGGTACGCTCAAAAAAGGTGAAGATCAACTCAAGCGCATCGAAGCCATGATTGGTTCGATGACGTTGATAGAGCGTTGCCAACCGGAGTTATTGGCTGCCCAGCCGGCTCGTCGTCGTCGTATTGCCGTTGGCAGTGGTCATCAGCCGGCTGATGTGGACAAGGTCTTAGCTGATTTTCAAAGAATGCGCGCTTTTATGCAGCAGGTAAGCCGTGGCAACATGCCTGGAATGGGTACAGCCCCAGAAATGGGAAGGACGCCTAGGGTGCCTGCTAAGGTCAGTCAAGGTGGATCTTCTAGGCGCCAGCGCCCAGCCAAGCGAAAAAAGGGCTTTGGCGAGCTCTGA
- a CDS encoding TIGR03792 family protein, translated as MIRKLSLVLAILVLCVGQVLANEEVIEQLRLRVPAHQLDTWLDGEKKIWQPWLEIQEGFLGREITWDPDREEGQLLIRWASRKQWKAINPEEVQRVRCQFEAVVNVALGRNEAAASPFPLVSEGELQLLHLSD; from the coding sequence GTGATTCGCAAACTCTCCCTCGTATTAGCCATCCTGGTCCTTTGCGTGGGACAAGTCTTGGCTAACGAAGAAGTGATCGAGCAACTGCGGCTGCGGGTTCCTGCCCATCAATTAGACACTTGGCTAGACGGTGAGAAAAAGATCTGGCAGCCTTGGCTTGAGATTCAGGAAGGGTTTCTAGGGCGCGAGATTACCTGGGATCCTGACCGAGAAGAGGGACAGCTACTCATCCGTTGGGCGAGCAGAAAACAATGGAAGGCGATTAATCCCGAAGAAGTACAGCGGGTAAGGTGCCAATTTGAGGCTGTGGTGAATGTAGCTTTAGGACGCAACGAAGCCGCGGCGTCGCCTTTTCCGCTTGTATCGGAAGGAGAGCTGCAGCTGCTCCATTTGTCTGATTGA
- a CDS encoding DUF1517 domain-containing protein encodes MGTKLLFCIRRLLALLLLPIALVGFSLVQVQPADAARGGRIGGGNFRAPSTSSPSSRSYSGGGYRGGGFGFPFIIPIFGFGGGGLFGFLILMAIAGVLVNAVRNGNVSPTLDGSQAAPTLSRNVNMIQVQVGLLASAKSLQGDLRRIALTADTSNIVSLQRVLQETTLALLRQPDLWVYANSEVGNVPFNAAESTFNRLSMNERSKLDAELISNVGGRQQTDVNLGSGDADAANEFIVVTLLAASTTKAKFCGIETEEDLRQTLRILGSTASSDLIALEVIWQPEGHGDVLSAEDLVTAYPNLQHL; translated from the coding sequence TTGGGAACCAAACTTTTATTCTGCATCCGTCGCCTGCTTGCCTTGTTGCTCCTTCCCATAGCGTTGGTAGGATTCAGTCTCGTCCAGGTACAGCCCGCCGATGCAGCCCGAGGCGGTCGCATCGGCGGTGGGAATTTTCGTGCACCGTCGACGTCGTCTCCCAGCAGCCGCAGCTACAGCGGAGGTGGCTACCGGGGTGGTGGCTTTGGCTTCCCTTTCATTATTCCAATTTTTGGATTCGGTGGTGGTGGTCTCTTCGGATTCTTAATCCTCATGGCGATCGCAGGTGTTCTTGTAAACGCCGTTCGTAATGGAAATGTTTCACCGACATTAGATGGGAGTCAAGCTGCCCCGACGTTGTCCCGCAATGTGAACATGATTCAAGTACAAGTAGGTCTCCTAGCCAGTGCTAAATCACTCCAAGGAGATTTACGTCGCATAGCCTTGACGGCTGACACCTCCAACATTGTCAGTTTGCAAAGGGTATTACAAGAGACAACTCTTGCCTTATTACGTCAGCCAGACCTTTGGGTATACGCCAATTCCGAAGTCGGGAACGTTCCCTTCAATGCAGCCGAATCGACCTTCAATCGCTTGTCGATGAATGAACGCAGCAAATTAGACGCCGAATTAATCAGCAACGTCGGGGGGCGACAGCAGACCGACGTCAATCTTGGTTCCGGTGATGCGGATGCCGCCAACGAATTTATTGTAGTAACCTTACTAGCGGCATCCACAACCAAAGCCAAATTCTGTGGTATAGAAACAGAGGAGGACTTACGTCAAACGTTGCGTATTCTCGGGTCAACAGCGTCGAGCGATCTAATTGCTCTAGAGGTAATTTGGCAACCTGAAGGACATGGAGATGTGTTGAGCGCTGAAGATTTAGTAACCGCCTACCCAAATCTTCAGCATCTCTAA
- the larB gene encoding nickel pincer cofactor biosynthesis protein LarB — translation MLDDCLDLQRRQRLGMVEAIWGEHKTVDQVVAILKQFEEAGELGLVTRVDVEKAEAILSVMPQVMNHVDARCLTVGSLPKLTDMPAAVTVISGGSSDRTVVAEATLALHCHGIHVDSVTDVGVAGLHRLLDQLPVISSAKVLIACAGMEGALPTVLAGLMPQPVIGVPVSVGYGVSKGGRTALEGMLASCAPGLLVTNIDNGYGAAMAALRIVKECTRATRLESSCQPIL, via the coding sequence ATGCTAGATGATTGCCTGGATTTACAGCGGCGACAGCGTCTCGGTATGGTGGAGGCCATATGGGGAGAACACAAAACTGTTGATCAGGTGGTCGCAATTTTAAAGCAATTTGAGGAGGCCGGTGAACTGGGTCTGGTAACACGGGTAGATGTCGAAAAAGCGGAGGCAATTTTGTCGGTGATGCCCCAGGTCATGAATCATGTCGATGCACGTTGTTTAACAGTGGGATCTTTGCCAAAACTGACTGATATGCCTGCAGCTGTAACAGTTATTAGTGGAGGCAGCAGTGATCGCACAGTGGTAGCAGAGGCCACACTTGCGTTGCATTGCCACGGGATCCATGTCGACTCAGTAACGGATGTTGGAGTTGCCGGTTTACATCGTCTCCTTGATCAACTGCCAGTGATCAGCAGTGCCAAAGTCCTCATTGCCTGTGCTGGAATGGAAGGAGCATTACCGACCGTGCTAGCTGGGTTAATGCCACAGCCTGTTATAGGTGTACCTGTCTCTGTCGGTTACGGCGTTAGCAAAGGAGGTCGTACGGCGCTCGAGGGGATGCTAGCGAGTTGTGCACCGGGATTATTAGTCACTAATATCGATAACGGTTATGGAGCTGCGATGGCAGCACTGCGCATAGTTAAAGAGTGCACACGAGCGACTAGATTAGAATCAAGCTGTCAGCCAATACTTTAG
- the thiS gene encoding sulfur carrier protein ThiS, with protein MALDLYVNGEPRRLDQSPVSANLLSVIQALGHNPQLVVTEHNGVIVPRSQWPNIPVGDYDSLEIVTIVGGGS; from the coding sequence ATGGCTTTGGATCTCTATGTGAATGGTGAACCACGTCGCCTTGATCAATCTCCGGTTTCAGCAAACTTGCTGTCAGTAATACAAGCCCTCGGACACAATCCTCAGTTAGTAGTGACTGAGCATAACGGCGTCATTGTTCCCCGCAGTCAGTGGCCAAATATTCCAGTGGGTGATTACGACAGCCTAGAAATTGTCACCATCGTTGGCGGAGGTTCTTAG